One segment of Paraburkholderia sp. PREW-6R DNA contains the following:
- a CDS encoding enoyl-CoA hydratase-related protein, whose product MTESCVQQERRGHVSLLRLASENRLNSLTDELVNQLAAALLRNEADPAIHATVITGSDKAFAAGADIVGMSKLDYSTAFGQDYIGRNWDVLRTLRKPLIAAVRGYALGGGCELAMMCDIVIAAADAVFGQPEIKLGIVPGAGGTQRLPRAVGKSNAMLACLTGESMTAKEALDTGLVSKVVQPDELLDAALSMAEQIARHSLPVIVAIKEAVNRSFEASLSEGLLFERRLFHAGFSLADQKEGMAAFLERRPAAFANR is encoded by the coding sequence ATGACAGAAAGCTGCGTGCAACAGGAACGCCGTGGCCATGTGTCACTGCTCAGATTGGCCTCCGAGAACCGGCTCAATTCGCTGACGGACGAGTTGGTGAATCAACTCGCAGCCGCGTTGCTCCGGAACGAAGCCGACCCTGCGATACACGCGACCGTTATCACCGGTTCGGACAAGGCATTTGCAGCCGGCGCGGACATTGTGGGAATGTCGAAACTCGACTATTCGACCGCGTTCGGACAGGACTACATCGGGCGGAACTGGGACGTTCTGCGCACACTCAGAAAGCCACTCATCGCCGCAGTCCGCGGCTACGCGCTCGGCGGTGGCTGTGAGTTGGCGATGATGTGCGACATCGTGATCGCCGCCGCCGATGCCGTGTTCGGTCAGCCGGAAATAAAGCTGGGGATTGTGCCGGGAGCGGGAGGCACACAACGACTGCCCCGCGCCGTCGGCAAGTCGAACGCGATGCTTGCCTGCCTTACCGGCGAGTCCATGACGGCCAAAGAAGCCCTCGACACCGGTCTCGTTTCGAAGGTTGTGCAGCCGGACGAACTGCTAGACGCCGCACTGTCCATGGCTGAACAGATAGCCAGGCACTCCCTGCCCGTCATCGTAGCTATCAAGGAAGCTGTCAATCGCTCGTTCGAGGCCTCACTGTCCGAGGGACTTCTGTTCGAACGTCGATTATTCCATGCGGGATTTTCACTGGCGGATCAGAAAGAAGGCATGGCGGCATTTCTCGAGCGGCGTCCCGCAGCTTTTGCGAATCGATAG
- a CDS encoding enoyl-CoA hydratase family protein, translating to MPRSSADALLAGNQLTLADYEARHFGWQVADKVATITLNRPERKNPLTFESYAELRDLFRQLAYATDVKAVVLHGAGDNFCSGGDVHDIIAPLIDLPMPELLLFTRMTGDLVKAMRHCPQPVIAAVDGVCAGAGAILAMSSDMRLGTARSKVAFLFSRVGLAGCDMGACSILPRIIGQGRASELLFTGRSASGEEGHAWGFYNRLCEPAALLEEAHQLAAQLVAGPTFAHGITKTMLHQEWSMSIDEAIESEAQAQAICMSTRDFERAYSAFAAKSRPVFEGD from the coding sequence ATGCCACGATCTAGCGCCGACGCATTGCTCGCCGGCAACCAGTTGACACTTGCGGACTACGAAGCCCGACACTTCGGCTGGCAGGTCGCCGACAAAGTCGCGACGATCACGCTGAATCGCCCGGAACGCAAGAATCCGCTGACTTTCGAGTCGTATGCGGAACTGCGCGATCTGTTCCGCCAGCTCGCGTACGCGACGGATGTGAAAGCAGTCGTTCTTCACGGCGCGGGGGACAACTTCTGTTCCGGCGGCGACGTTCACGACATCATCGCGCCGCTGATCGATCTGCCCATGCCCGAACTGCTGCTCTTCACGCGCATGACCGGCGATCTCGTCAAAGCCATGCGCCACTGTCCGCAGCCGGTTATCGCGGCGGTGGACGGCGTGTGCGCGGGCGCGGGCGCCATTCTCGCAATGTCGTCCGATATGCGGTTGGGGACCGCGCGCAGCAAGGTCGCGTTCCTCTTCTCGCGCGTTGGACTGGCAGGCTGCGATATGGGCGCGTGCTCGATTCTGCCGCGCATTATCGGGCAGGGGCGCGCGTCGGAACTGCTCTTCACCGGTCGCTCGGCAAGCGGAGAAGAGGGCCACGCATGGGGCTTCTACAATCGCCTTTGCGAGCCCGCCGCGTTGCTGGAAGAAGCGCACCAACTCGCCGCCCAGCTGGTCGCCGGACCCACTTTCGCGCATGGCATCACAAAGACAATGCTGCACCAGGAGTGGAGCATGAGTATCGACGAAGCCATCGAATCCGAAGCGCAGGCTCAGGCCATCTGCATGAGCACACGCGATTTCGAGCGTGCTTATAGCGCATTTGCAGCGAAGTCGCGCCCAGTGTTCGAAGGAGATTGA
- a CDS encoding CoA transferase, translated as MLRDSLSGVRVLDFSHVLAGPVCSMTLADLGADVVKIEPPAGELGRKIGPPWINGESPVFMSVNRNKLSASIDLKTDAGRCLVRKMLCDADVLVENFRPGVMQSMGLDFASVREINPNLVYCSISAFGQSGSNRQRPGVDGVIQAVSGLMSTLGAANEDPLKVPVPIADMVGGYLAAIAILAALHGVRNGKGAQQLDISLYNATVMLQQISFASFFASGRNPDKVGSAAPYAAPNEAVPTEDGWIVVVAYHPERWTALCEELGMPWLESDPRFATNDDRVRNRKALHQLLASRFSECSTSQWMERLALRDIICAPVSSYRDVVESAEYAESGLACTLDHPVAGQIRANGFALGPSDRAQDNADRAAPLNGEHTLAVLARYGIEHDQIAELLDTGVIRAYPARPAPTQTHDEVL; from the coding sequence ATGCTACGAGACAGTCTGAGTGGCGTACGTGTGCTCGATTTTTCACACGTACTCGCCGGTCCGGTTTGCTCCATGACACTAGCGGACCTCGGTGCGGACGTCGTCAAGATCGAACCGCCAGCGGGCGAACTTGGCCGCAAGATCGGGCCACCATGGATAAACGGTGAAAGCCCCGTTTTCATGAGCGTCAACCGGAACAAGCTGAGCGCATCGATTGATCTCAAGACAGACGCTGGAAGATGTCTCGTGCGCAAGATGCTTTGCGATGCAGACGTTCTTGTCGAAAATTTCCGACCGGGTGTGATGCAGTCAATGGGGCTCGACTTCGCGTCGGTTCGCGAGATCAACCCGAACCTTGTCTACTGTTCCATCTCCGCATTCGGGCAAAGCGGTTCGAATCGCCAGCGTCCGGGCGTCGACGGTGTGATTCAGGCCGTCAGCGGCTTGATGAGCACGCTTGGCGCCGCGAACGAGGATCCGCTCAAGGTCCCCGTACCGATTGCCGACATGGTCGGCGGATATCTTGCCGCGATTGCCATCCTTGCCGCGCTGCATGGTGTGCGCAACGGCAAGGGCGCGCAGCAGCTTGATATCAGCCTGTACAACGCGACGGTGATGCTGCAGCAGATCAGCTTCGCCTCGTTCTTCGCATCAGGGCGTAATCCGGACAAGGTCGGAAGTGCTGCGCCTTACGCCGCCCCCAACGAAGCCGTTCCAACGGAGGACGGCTGGATCGTGGTCGTCGCCTATCACCCCGAACGGTGGACCGCATTGTGTGAAGAACTGGGCATGCCGTGGCTCGAATCGGATCCGCGATTCGCAACAAACGACGATCGGGTGCGCAATCGCAAGGCGCTCCATCAGTTACTCGCTTCAAGGTTTTCCGAATGCTCAACCTCGCAGTGGATGGAACGGCTCGCGTTGCGGGACATCATATGCGCACCCGTGTCGTCTTATCGCGATGTCGTTGAATCCGCCGAATACGCGGAAAGTGGCCTCGCTTGCACACTCGATCATCCGGTCGCCGGCCAGATCCGTGCAAATGGATTTGCGCTGGGACCATCCGATCGCGCACAAGACAATGCCGACCGCGCTGCACCGTTAAACGGCGAACACACGCTCGCAGTACTCGCCCGCTACGGCATCGAGCATGACCAGATTGCTGAACTGCTAGACACAGGTGTGATTCGCGCGTACCCGGCACGCCCGGCTCCGACACAAACACATGACGAGGTGCTGTGA
- a CDS encoding bifunctional salicylyl-CoA 5-hydroxylase/oxidoreductase, whose translation MRIVCIGGGPAGLYFGLLMKHRYPADEVTVVERNRPYDTFGWGVVFSDQTLGNLRAADAPSADAILNAFNHWDDIEINFRGRQIRSSGHGFCGIGRKRLLNILQARCEQLGVKLVFETQVTEDTAYKADLIVACDGANSAIRQKYAATYKPDIDMRDCRFVWLGTRKLFDAFTFAFEETEFGWFQAHAYRFDNETSTFIVETPERVWRAAGLDEMSKEDSIAFCEKLFAKYLDGNPLLSNAAHLRGSSQWIRFPRVVNQEWVHWRDNADGTQTPVVLMGDAAHTAHFSIGSGTKLALEDSIELANSIGAHPGNLAAALAHYTEVRSVDVLRIQNAARNSTEWFEHVDRYTSFEPEQFAYSLLTRSQRISHENLRARDPIYLSAFEDWLASRSGVQRAPEKHSVPPMFTPFRLRGVTLKNRVVVSPMAQYSAVDGIAGDYHLMHLGARALGGAALVMTEMTCVSPEARITPGCPGMYAPEHLTAWKRIVDLVHAQSDAKIGIQLGHSGAKGSTRVAWEGIDQPLREGNWPLVSASSQQYLRGVSQQAREATLDDLREIQAQFVRATQMSAEAGFDWLELHCAHGYFLSSFLSPLTNQRMDEYGGSLETRLRYPLQVFKAVRAAWPQDKPISVRISANDWVQGGTTPEDAVQIARAFKAAGADMIDVSSGQVSKEEKPVYGRMFQTPFADRVRNEAGIATIAVGAISEADHVNSIIAAGRADLCAIARPHLANPAWTLNEAAKIGYFDVMWPKPYTAAKSQLERNLERERAQAAANAGLSAQERAQRAEGTT comes from the coding sequence ATGCGCATCGTCTGCATCGGCGGCGGCCCGGCCGGTTTGTACTTTGGCCTGTTAATGAAGCACCGGTATCCGGCAGACGAAGTGACAGTAGTTGAACGCAATCGCCCCTACGACACGTTCGGTTGGGGCGTGGTGTTCTCCGACCAGACACTCGGCAATCTGCGCGCCGCCGACGCACCCAGCGCCGACGCGATTCTCAACGCGTTCAATCACTGGGACGACATCGAAATCAACTTTCGCGGCCGGCAGATCCGTTCGTCCGGCCACGGTTTCTGCGGGATTGGGCGCAAACGTCTGCTGAATATCCTGCAGGCGCGCTGTGAACAACTCGGCGTCAAACTGGTTTTCGAAACCCAGGTCACGGAGGACACGGCTTACAAGGCCGACCTGATCGTCGCATGCGACGGCGCAAATAGCGCAATCCGTCAAAAATACGCCGCCACGTATAAGCCGGACATCGACATGCGCGATTGCCGCTTCGTCTGGCTTGGCACCAGAAAGCTATTCGACGCTTTCACATTCGCTTTCGAAGAAACCGAATTCGGCTGGTTTCAGGCACACGCCTATCGTTTCGATAACGAAACGTCCACTTTTATCGTCGAGACACCTGAGCGTGTGTGGCGCGCCGCCGGCCTCGACGAGATGAGTAAAGAGGACAGCATCGCCTTCTGCGAGAAACTTTTCGCGAAGTATCTCGATGGCAACCCGTTGCTGTCGAACGCAGCGCATTTGCGCGGCTCATCGCAGTGGATCCGCTTTCCGCGCGTCGTCAACCAGGAATGGGTGCACTGGCGCGACAACGCCGACGGAACGCAAACGCCCGTCGTGTTGATGGGCGACGCGGCGCACACCGCGCATTTTTCCATCGGCTCGGGCACGAAGCTCGCGCTCGAAGATTCGATCGAACTGGCCAACAGCATTGGCGCGCATCCCGGCAATCTGGCCGCGGCGCTTGCGCACTACACCGAGGTTCGCAGCGTCGACGTGCTGCGCATCCAGAACGCTGCGCGCAATTCCACCGAATGGTTCGAGCATGTGGATCGCTACACGTCGTTTGAACCAGAACAATTCGCGTACTCGCTGCTCACGCGTTCGCAGCGCATCTCGCACGAAAACCTGCGCGCGCGCGACCCGATCTACCTGTCCGCCTTCGAAGACTGGCTTGCGAGTCGATCCGGCGTACAACGCGCGCCCGAAAAACATTCAGTCCCGCCTATGTTCACGCCGTTCAGGTTGCGCGGCGTCACGCTGAAAAACCGCGTCGTGGTGTCGCCCATGGCGCAATACTCCGCAGTAGACGGCATCGCCGGGGACTACCATCTGATGCATCTGGGCGCGCGCGCATTAGGCGGCGCAGCCCTCGTGATGACGGAAATGACCTGCGTGTCGCCCGAGGCGCGAATCACGCCGGGCTGTCCTGGCATGTATGCGCCCGAACATCTGACGGCGTGGAAGCGCATCGTCGATCTCGTGCATGCGCAATCCGACGCGAAGATCGGTATCCAGTTGGGTCATTCGGGCGCCAAGGGTTCGACGCGTGTCGCGTGGGAAGGCATCGACCAGCCACTCCGCGAAGGCAACTGGCCGCTCGTGTCGGCGTCGTCGCAACAATATCTGCGCGGTGTGAGCCAGCAGGCGCGTGAAGCCACGCTTGACGATCTGCGCGAGATCCAGGCCCAGTTCGTACGCGCCACGCAGATGTCGGCTGAAGCGGGCTTCGACTGGCTCGAACTGCACTGCGCGCATGGCTATTTCCTTTCGAGCTTCCTGTCGCCGCTCACCAATCAGCGCATGGACGAGTACGGCGGTTCGCTCGAAACCCGGTTGCGCTATCCATTGCAAGTGTTCAAGGCGGTTCGTGCGGCGTGGCCGCAAGACAAGCCAATTTCCGTGCGGATCTCCGCGAACGACTGGGTGCAAGGCGGCACGACACCCGAGGACGCCGTGCAGATTGCCCGCGCGTTCAAGGCGGCAGGCGCCGACATGATCGACGTATCGTCGGGTCAGGTCAGCAAGGAAGAAAAGCCCGTCTACGGACGCATGTTCCAGACCCCCTTCGCCGACCGCGTGCGCAACGAAGCGGGCATCGCCACGATCGCAGTGGGCGCGATTTCCGAGGCGGACCACGTCAACAGTATTATCGCGGCGGGTCGCGCGGATCTCTGCGCGATAGCGCGTCCGCATCTGGCGAACCCGGCATGGACACTCAACGAGGCCGCGAAAATCGGCTACTTCGACGTGATGTGGCCCAAGCCCTATACCGCGGCGAAATCGCAACTGGAACGCAATCTCGAACGTGAACGCGCGCAGGCTGCCGCGAATGCCGGTCTGTCGGCGCAAGAGCGCGCGCAACGCGCGGAGGGCACCACGTGA
- a CDS encoding MarR family transcriptional regulator — protein sequence MSKPSNIRKPVAADAKAPRKGVAKPAENVVDLEMSTGADSHMGLRLWLRMLTTTNLIQAELRKRLRTEFDTTLPRFDLMAQLERHPEGLKMTELSRRLMVTGGNVTGITDQLEKEGLVSRDTDPNDRRSISVCLTPAGRKAFDKMAVAHEQWVVELFGGLSLDEKSRTHQRLGKLKQHLLDSLKA from the coding sequence GTGAGTAAACCATCGAACATCAGGAAGCCCGTTGCAGCCGACGCCAAAGCGCCGCGCAAAGGCGTGGCGAAACCCGCGGAGAACGTCGTGGACCTCGAAATGAGCACCGGCGCCGATAGTCACATGGGCCTGCGCCTCTGGTTGCGCATGTTGACCACCACGAACCTCATACAGGCCGAATTACGCAAGCGTCTACGCACTGAATTCGACACCACGTTGCCCCGTTTTGATCTGATGGCGCAACTGGAGCGGCACCCCGAAGGCCTGAAGATGACAGAACTGTCGCGCCGACTCATGGTAACGGGCGGCAACGTCACCGGCATTACTGACCAACTCGAAAAAGAAGGCCTGGTGTCGCGCGACACCGACCCGAACGACCGCCGTTCGATCAGCGTGTGTCTCACGCCGGCCGGCCGCAAGGCGTTCGACAAGATGGCGGTCGCACACGAGCAGTGGGTCGTCGAACTGTTCGGCGGCCTGAGTCTCGATGAGAAATCGCGGACCCACCAGCGCCTGGGCAAGCTCAAGCAGCATCTGCTCGACAGCCTCAAAGCCTGA
- a CDS encoding MFS transporter, which produces MSFDRKTESLRPSMLRIIASSSVGTMLEYYDFFIYVALTSTLTALFLPSTDRVVASMAGVATFGIAYVARPLGTLIFSPMSDRIGRKKTFVITLVLMGVATVGIGCLPTYAVIGSAAPVALLVLRIIQGIALGGEYGSAVVYVMEHSEAHRKGMTTSVLQSTATVGLLCALLIVSALKLSLQPHSFNSWGWRVPFLVSAPIVVIATWIRLGMAETPTFKNLKDTGRLSASPLQDTLKSPTSWKAIFVAMFGPQGATSVSLYTSIVYMLYFLENVLRVDPTTASLCLGAAITIAAPMYPVFGRLSDSVGRARVILIGIICWTVVAYPCFAGIRSCVAASQWALVSAQITILAIFTAMIMAPLPAFIAESFPPQSRTTGFGLSQQFGNIVFGGFLPLISLSFVKYTGNDLAGITYSIVSMVPCLVVTYFWALKQEAKGRRQHVDGYLTQPDADHLPAQQ; this is translated from the coding sequence ATGTCATTCGACCGCAAGACGGAATCTCTGCGACCCAGCATGCTTCGTATCATCGCCAGTTCGAGTGTTGGAACGATGCTGGAGTACTACGATTTTTTTATTTATGTTGCGCTCACGTCGACGTTGACCGCCCTATTCCTGCCGTCGACCGACCGGGTTGTCGCCAGCATGGCAGGCGTGGCTACTTTCGGCATTGCTTACGTGGCGCGTCCACTCGGCACGCTGATTTTCAGTCCCATGTCCGACAGGATCGGACGGAAAAAGACTTTCGTGATTACGCTCGTGCTGATGGGTGTCGCGACGGTGGGAATCGGATGTCTCCCAACCTATGCTGTCATCGGAAGTGCGGCGCCCGTTGCACTCCTCGTTCTGCGCATCATTCAGGGCATCGCGCTCGGCGGAGAATACGGTTCGGCCGTCGTTTATGTCATGGAACACTCCGAAGCCCATAGAAAAGGAATGACAACGAGTGTTCTTCAGAGCACCGCGACTGTTGGCTTGCTCTGCGCGTTGTTGATCGTCAGTGCGTTGAAGCTGTCATTGCAACCGCACAGTTTCAACTCATGGGGATGGCGCGTACCGTTTCTCGTCTCGGCGCCAATTGTAGTAATCGCAACATGGATTCGCCTGGGTATGGCGGAAACTCCAACCTTTAAAAATCTGAAGGACACTGGCCGTCTGTCCGCATCTCCTCTGCAGGACACGCTAAAAAGCCCGACATCGTGGAAAGCGATATTCGTGGCCATGTTCGGTCCGCAAGGTGCGACCTCGGTCTCTTTGTACACTTCCATTGTCTACATGCTCTATTTTCTCGAGAACGTGCTGAGAGTGGACCCGACAACGGCGAGCTTGTGCCTCGGCGCGGCGATCACGATTGCAGCGCCGATGTATCCCGTGTTTGGAAGGCTTTCCGATTCAGTTGGCCGCGCGAGAGTGATACTGATCGGCATCATATGCTGGACCGTTGTCGCTTATCCCTGCTTCGCCGGCATTCGAAGCTGTGTGGCGGCAAGCCAGTGGGCGCTTGTGTCCGCACAAATCACAATACTAGCGATTTTCACGGCGATGATCATGGCCCCGCTTCCTGCCTTTATCGCCGAATCGTTCCCACCACAAAGCCGAACAACCGGCTTTGGACTTTCGCAGCAGTTCGGAAATATTGTATTCGGTGGTTTTCTTCCACTAATCAGTCTGTCCTTTGTGAAATATACGGGAAACGATCTGGCAGGCATTACCTATTCCATTGTTTCAATGGTCCCGTGCCTTGTCGTGACCTATTTCTGGGCGTTGAAACAGGAAGCAAAAGGCAGACGTCAACATGTCGACGGATATCTGACACAACCTGACGCCGATCACCTCCCTGCTCAGCAATGA
- a CDS encoding SDR family NAD(P)-dependent oxidoreductase, translating into MNSTMLNRALEGRHAVVTGGGSGIGAAVAEMLLKAGARVTLMGRNAARLDSQRNRLAALGEMACIGVDVSSESSVERAFAQTGAIDILINNAGQAQAAPFTQTDMALWQRMLDVNLTGVFLGTRAVLPGMLERGYGRIVNVASTAGQIGYAYVAAYCAAKHGVVGLTRSLALEVATKGVTVNAVCPGYTETELLQASLEQITSKTSRTEEQARETLLRSNPQRRFVSPQQVANAVLWLCQPGSEAMTGQSVSVSGGEVM; encoded by the coding sequence GTGAACAGCACCATGCTTAACCGTGCGCTCGAAGGTCGACACGCGGTCGTGACGGGCGGCGGCAGCGGCATCGGCGCAGCCGTTGCGGAAATGCTGCTCAAGGCCGGTGCGCGTGTCACGTTGATGGGCCGCAATGCCGCGCGGCTCGATTCACAGCGAAACAGGCTCGCCGCGCTTGGCGAAATGGCGTGCATTGGCGTGGATGTCAGCAGCGAATCGTCGGTTGAACGCGCGTTCGCTCAGACGGGCGCTATCGACATTCTGATCAACAACGCGGGCCAGGCGCAAGCGGCGCCATTCACGCAGACCGACATGGCGCTCTGGCAGCGCATGCTCGACGTCAATCTCACCGGCGTGTTCCTTGGCACGCGTGCCGTGCTGCCTGGCATGCTCGAACGCGGCTATGGCCGCATCGTGAACGTGGCGAGTACGGCCGGTCAGATCGGGTATGCGTATGTGGCCGCGTATTGCGCGGCCAAGCATGGCGTCGTGGGGCTGACCCGCTCGCTCGCATTGGAGGTGGCGACGAAAGGTGTCACCGTCAACGCCGTTTGCCCCGGCTACACGGAGACCGAATTGCTGCAAGCATCGCTCGAACAGATCACGAGCAAAACCTCGCGCACCGAAGAACAGGCGCGCGAAACGTTGCTCCGTTCGAATCCGCAGCGCCGCTTTGTCAGTCCGCAGCAGGTGGCCAACGCCGTGTTATGGCTGTGCCAGCCTGGCTCGGAGGCGATGACGGGGCAATCTGTTTCCGTTTCGGGCGGGGAGGTCATGTGA
- a CDS encoding enoyl-CoA hydratase-related protein, giving the protein MSTLVSEDKRLVVTSLQEAILTITLNHPEDGNALTVAMTEALSDELERINSRRDIRCVLLRSSSAKHFCTGGNVKDMQSGTDLMDGSVADIRDRLHDSLHRITRALSNMEIPTVCAVNGTAVGAGFDLSLMCDIRIAGQSAVFAESFLRLGLVSGIGGAWFLSRIVGPAKALELSLTSQFIDADEAYRLGIVTKVVPSDKLDAEALELARRVCAHPPRAARMAKNLVRESAESSLSVALELAASMQAILLAGHEHKEAVTRFNTSKTAQKENR; this is encoded by the coding sequence ATGTCGACGCTAGTATCAGAGGACAAACGTCTGGTTGTGACGTCTTTACAGGAAGCAATCCTGACGATCACACTCAACCATCCAGAAGATGGCAATGCGCTTACCGTTGCCATGACAGAAGCGCTTTCCGATGAGCTTGAGCGAATCAATTCGCGACGAGACATTCGCTGCGTACTACTCCGCTCTTCTTCCGCAAAGCATTTTTGTACCGGCGGAAACGTGAAAGATATGCAAAGCGGAACGGATCTGATGGACGGCAGCGTCGCCGACATACGTGATCGCCTGCACGATAGCTTGCATCGCATCACGCGCGCGCTGAGCAATATGGAAATTCCGACCGTTTGCGCCGTGAATGGTACAGCCGTTGGCGCAGGCTTCGATCTGTCGCTCATGTGCGACATCCGGATCGCCGGGCAAAGCGCCGTCTTCGCGGAAAGCTTTTTGCGCCTTGGACTTGTCTCGGGTATTGGCGGCGCATGGTTTCTGTCGCGCATAGTCGGACCGGCGAAAGCCCTCGAATTGTCGTTGACGAGTCAATTCATCGACGCGGACGAGGCTTACAGACTAGGAATCGTGACCAAGGTCGTCCCGAGCGACAAACTGGATGCGGAAGCACTTGAACTTGCCAGACGCGTCTGCGCCCACCCGCCCCGCGCTGCGCGTATGGCAAAAAACCTGGTACGTGAGTCAGCCGAGAGTTCGTTATCCGTGGCGCTCGAACTAGCCGCGAGCATGCAAGCCATTTTGCTTGCCGGTCACGAACACAAGGAAGCGGTCACCCGTTTCAACACATCGAAAACCGCACAGAAAGAAAACCGGTAG
- a CDS encoding NAD-dependent succinate-semialdehyde dehydrogenase: protein MITVNNPADGSYVGEVPEMTRDEVKAAIDRTCNAFPAWSRKLAKDRSELLRRWFELVRDDKRAFAETMVKENGKCLSDAMGEIDYGLGFIEWYAEEAKRVYGDTIPTHAANAQVIVVKEPAGPTAAITPWNFPFMMITRKIATALAAGCTMIIKPAELTPLTAYKLLDYARKAGIPEGVFEMVTGNPKEIGELFTSDPRIRKISFTGSTAVGRLLASACGKDLKKMTLELGGNAPFIVFDDASFDDAVAGLVAAKLRNSGQVCISPNRIYVHESIHDRFVAAVAEKVAKIRVDQGMQEETVVGPMINQAGFNKVAELVEQSRHEGAKVVLGGKRHAKGGLFYEPTILTELNDDMQVAKTEIFGPVFPIYRFKTEDEVLKRANNTEYGLVAYAFTRDLARAFRLSRGIESGMVILNSGSVGTASIPFGGMKHSGYGREGSYYGIEEYVEVKYVLMSGLDQ, encoded by the coding sequence ATGATTACAGTCAATAACCCGGCAGACGGCTCATATGTGGGCGAAGTGCCTGAAATGACACGTGACGAAGTGAAGGCCGCAATCGACCGCACTTGCAACGCCTTTCCCGCATGGTCGCGCAAACTCGCCAAGGACCGAAGCGAACTGCTTCGCCGCTGGTTCGAGCTGGTTCGCGACGACAAACGCGCGTTTGCTGAAACCATGGTCAAAGAGAATGGCAAGTGCCTGTCGGACGCCATGGGGGAAATCGATTACGGTCTCGGCTTCATTGAATGGTACGCAGAAGAAGCGAAGCGCGTGTACGGCGACACCATCCCGACTCACGCCGCCAACGCACAGGTTATCGTAGTGAAAGAGCCGGCTGGCCCGACTGCTGCGATCACGCCGTGGAACTTTCCTTTCATGATGATCACTCGCAAGATTGCAACGGCGCTGGCCGCCGGTTGCACGATGATTATCAAGCCAGCTGAGCTGACTCCGCTGACAGCATACAAACTGCTCGACTATGCGCGAAAAGCCGGCATTCCCGAAGGCGTGTTCGAGATGGTCACAGGCAATCCGAAAGAAATCGGTGAACTGTTCACGAGCGATCCGCGAATCCGGAAGATTTCGTTCACGGGTTCAACAGCCGTCGGCAGGCTGCTCGCGAGCGCTTGTGGCAAGGACCTCAAGAAGATGACGCTGGAACTAGGCGGCAACGCGCCGTTCATTGTTTTCGACGACGCCAGTTTTGACGACGCAGTCGCGGGTCTTGTCGCTGCAAAGCTTCGCAATTCCGGACAGGTCTGCATTTCTCCCAATCGTATCTACGTCCACGAAAGCATTCACGATCGCTTTGTTGCCGCTGTCGCGGAGAAGGTAGCGAAAATCCGCGTTGATCAGGGCATGCAGGAAGAAACGGTGGTGGGTCCGATGATCAACCAGGCTGGCTTCAATAAGGTTGCGGAACTGGTCGAGCAATCCAGGCACGAAGGTGCGAAGGTTGTCCTCGGCGGCAAGCGGCACGCAAAGGGCGGACTGTTCTATGAGCCGACCATCCTCACGGAACTGAACGACGACATGCAAGTGGCAAAGACAGAAATCTTTGGCCCCGTGTTCCCGATCTACCGGTTCAAGACTGAAGACGAAGTACTGAAGCGCGCGAACAACACCGAATATGGTCTGGTTGCCTATGCCTTCACGCGAGACCTCGCGCGAGCGTTCCGCCTGTCGAGGGGAATCGAGTCGGGAATGGTGATTCTCAACAGCGGCTCCGTGGGAACGGCTTCCATTCCATTTGGCGGAATGAAACATTCCGGCTATGGCCGGGAAGGAAGCTACTATGGGATTGAAGAATACGTAGAGGTCAAATACGTGTTGATGAGCGGTCTGGATCAATAA